The genomic window TGAGTCAATGTTCGGAGTACTGTCCGTCGCCGATAAGTCGGTGTCTGTCCGTCAGCGTCCTTCACGAGCGACCaaagtactactagtatccCCTTACCCTCGGATCCACATGTTGCGAAGCCCGCACGCCACGCCAAATTGACCCGTCCAGGTCGCGAGTGCCCAGGCCAGGTTGCTAAATGAAGTACGCGGTACCCTAGGTATCCAGGTACCGAGTACACTGGGTGCACATGGCTTGGCCACATGCGCAGAAGAAAAAATGGGTTGACGAAGCCATCAAAAGTGAAAAAAAGCGGGAGCCTGAAGAGGAGTGAGGAGGAACAGGGCGGGCCCTCTAACCCTTTCCCACTTGGCCGCGGGCAACAGGCCTATTCATTCATCAGTCAAGGTCTGCATTGTACTTGTAGAGTATGTATATGTAATTCAAGGGACCAGACGCTAGCTTAGCCAGCCCATGGGTACACCGCAGGCCTTGGTTCCTGTCAGGCCCACGTCCAGACgattgatgtctggtccaTGTTGCCCACCGCCTGACACCAAACAACGTTGAGGGCAGCGCCTCCAGCCAGCCAGGACTGGCCCAGTTGTCGACTGGTTGACATTCATCACCCTCCACTTGCTGTCGCCATTCAGGTCCAGCCATACTATCGTCCGCTCCCTCAACTCGCAACTCTCTTCTGTCTCGTCTGGTCGGCCTCGCAGATTCTCTCCTCTGCCGAGCCTCTATCCCTCCGACCTTGCTTTCCGTCATTTCTCTTTCGTCCCGCTTGTTGCTCGCCCAGACACCCCCTTTTCGCTCCGACACCGAACACAATCCACGACTCAGCCCGCGATCCCGAGAGAACGTTGAGTGCGTGGCGTTGATTGACAGGTTTTCCTGCCCTCTTGCTCCATTGATTCAGTCGCTCGCCAATCTGTCGCCAACCATCGACGGCGGAGCCTGTTCAGCCGATATTCATCGTCATAGCCGTACATTATTTTTCGTCCGGGCCGTGACACCGCTATTGTCTGgcctatttttttttttctaacCTCGACATTATTACTCTTTAATCTCCTCTCTGATGTCGAGTTAGCGCAACGAGCTAGGCCCAGAGAGACTTACCTCGACCACTGCCATTCTCACCACGCCTATTCTTCGCCTAAGCAGCTGGAGTACACCGCGGTTGGGCCCTACTGATTCTTCAGCCCCTCCCTTTCTCAAATCTTGCCTCAACTCCACAAACTCGGCCGCGATCTAGACGTCCTGCCTACCAAGGCGACTGGGCTTGAGCCGATCGATTTCCCACCGCGCGAGGCGGATCGCGCACGGCCTGGCCTGCTGGTCATGACATCCGCAGGAGGCAGCGTCGCTGGAGGCCCTTTAATAGCGGGAGCAGGAATGTCCAGCGGCGAATTTCACGAATTCTCCGACGATGAATTTGCGGCTTCCAACCTCTTTGACTTCTCAAACAGCCCCGATACACTACAGAGCCTGGACGCCATTGGCTCCACCGATCAGAAATCCTTTTTAAACCCTCAGGAACTGACGACCGCTGGACCCTTTCCTGATTCCCCCAACGACTCTTATCACGACTCGTCTTCCGAGTCGGCTTCGTCCTCAAAGAGGACTGGCAGCTCCGACTCGACCAAGACGCCTATTACCACCGGCGATAGCACTATGGATGACGGCGCTGATATCAAGATGGAGTGGGGTGCAGCCAATTATTCTTCctatgacgacgatgagaaTGCATTCACATTCGGCCGCGAGGCTGATTCTTCCGCCATGGAGGGGCTGTACGGGTTTGGCGAGCAGGACGACAGCTTCATGGACCGCTCTTTTGATTTTGAGAGCGCTTCAAGTAGCCCCGAGGCACAAAATGCTGGCCAAACCGCCATGGCGTCCCCAGCCATGCCCACCATCAAGACGAATAACAGCTCCGCAAAGGTTGCACGCAAACCCAATAGCAAGCCCAAGACAGTTACTCATAAGAAGCAAAGCTCAGTAAGTCAATCGCTGTTGGGCCCTTCTATGTACTGTAACGCTCCAAGTATTTATTGGAATCTAACCCTGAACAGCAATATTCAACATTGTCAACCGGCGTCAAGACTTCAGGTTCGAGGGAGGTCTCTCCCatgtcggccatggtgacgagCCACAATTCATCTCCAGCGGCTAATTTTCTCAACTCGCCTTCTCCTCTTGGCAACCACATCAATGGAAACACCATCTGGCCTAACAGAGTAGATGTCACGCCGGCCACAGCACCGGATGCGTTGCCCACTCCCGTGCAGTTTAGCAACCAGATGCCTCAGCCGATGCTTATGCCTCAACATATCCCACTTTACAACAGCACTCCTGTTTATAACTTTACTGGCGGCTACGAGTTAAGAATCTTGCCCACACCTCTGAAATCGCGTGTCGAGACGCAAATTCCTATCAAAATGACATTGTCGCCTTTGCCACCCGGTGTAACCAAGTTGCATTTGCCTACCCACACCATATCTAAGCCTAAGCTACTCGCTCGGCCGTGCGCTGAACGATCTCCCGACACCCTAGAATTACACGTCAACTTGGTGTGCACAAGTGCGATGGAGCAAGGGGatttcaagaagaaggcgttggAGAGAGCCGCAGTAGTACCACAGGGATACTTGCCAgagcttgatgatgaaaagaaCTCGCCACAAAACGGAGGGGATGTTCGGATTTGCGCTGGGTGTATCTCGCGAGAGCGGAAACGAGCAGCGCGAAAGAAGATCAAGAAGccagaggaggagaagattTGGGGTCAAGACGAGGAGCGACGTGTCATTGTCTTCAATACCCAGGAAGTCAAGGAATGGCAGCCCCTGAGCGGTGTCTTGGACGCCCGCGGACGCCCTGATCCAGTAGTCACTCGTGCTATGCAAATCGATGCTCCCATGAGAATTGCCTGCTACTGCAGGCATCATAGCGAGAAGATGGGCTTCAACGTCATCTTCACCATCAAGGACTTTCGAGATCGCCTTATTGCACAGGCCATGTCCAACCCAATCATGATTACAGACGACCACAAGACTCATCCTATGGCTCAGGCCTCGAACCCTCAAGTATCAGAGACGGTCACCTCGACCACAATCCCCATCCATATGCCCCAGCCTATGGAGAGCAATCACATTGCGCCGGCGCCCGGCGTTCAAAACGGATCATTTCAGGTCTCTTCGCCTAATGCAGACGGTAATTCCCAGCAAGGTGGACAGTCGCCCTACTCAGGTTCTGTCGTCTCCGGGAAGACGACTCCCACCATGAGTACCCCAGCAGTAACTGGACGAACTCTTTCTCGACCTTCTTCGCCTAACCAAGGCGGCCcggccaagaagagaaagtcaagcagctcgagggTACCTAACGGCTTGACGATGACAAGGCTGGATACTTCACCGCCGCCAGGCTCTCAAATAACTTCAGCACAGATCTCTACGGCGACATCTCCTTTCTCTCCCAATCCAAGTCCATTCCAACAACCAGAGCAGATATTTGGGCCTATGAATGGCCCAGCTCCATTTGCGAATGAGCCCCCTACTCCGGGTAGCAATGACCAGCTACCGTTCTTCTCTAACCGTTCCGCGAGCATGGACAACCTGGCAATAGCTCAGATGTATTCTGCGCCAGCATCAAGCCACCCAAGTCGTGCCCCTAGCCCTAATGGTCTGAGAAACAGTGTTGCCGGCGGCATGCAAAATCAGTTCACGCAAAGCCTGGCAGCCAACCTGTATCCCCTGCCTCTCGGCGTCAACCAAGCACGAGCGCCTCCAACTATTCACAAAATCATCCCAAATGAGGGACCCAAAATTGGAGGCATCGAGGTTACTGTCTTGGGTGCTGCATTCTTCCAGGGCCTGGAGGTCTTCTTTGGTGATCAGAAGGCTACTACTACAACATACTGGGGCGACTCTTCTCTCGTCTGCTTGCTGCCCCCGTCACCCGTTGCCGGGGCTGTTGCGGTGACTTTCAAGCATCAAGGCATCCCTGGGGCTCTAAATTTCGCCATGGGAAAGCAACCGCCTACGTTCAAGTACATTGACGACAACGAGGACAAGCTCATTAGGACAGCTCTGTCTGTGCTGGGACACAAAATGTCTGGCCAAATGGTGGACGTCAGTGATTTGGCGCGCCGAATTCTCAATGACGGCAACTCAACTTGGGCCAGTGGGGGtggctcatcatcatcagctgGTGGTCCAATGTTCAACCACGCTGCCACCTCTCGTGAACATCTCGAGTCGCAGCTTCTCAAGTGCTTGGATCTCATTGACCTTGATGACAGCACCCACAAGACACGCCTCGATCTGAAGAGATCCACGGGCCACACTATGCTACATTTGGCCTGTTCGCTAGGCTATCATCGGTTTGTCgctgctcttcttgcccGCGGCGCCAACCCCGATGCCCGCGACAAGGGAGGATTCACGCCGTTGCACATGGCTGCCATCCACAATCACCCCGAGATTGTGAGACGCCTGATGCTTGTTGGCGCAGACCCGACGATTCGAAGCTTATCCAGCCTCACGCCTGCTGATGTAGCCCAGTCACGAGCCGTTCTGCGTGCAATCCGCCACTCTGAGCGACACGTACGATCTAGAAGCGGTGGCTCTCTCCACAGCCGAACCAGCAGTGCTACCTCGCTACGTTCCTTGTGGGAGCCAATGACTAGAGCACACACTCATGATGAGCCTATCTCGATAGATTCAAGCGAGGAGAGCCCTGAATACACATCTGGGGActttgaggatgaggaccCCGACGAGGATGTTTACCTCACGATGAGACGCGCCAGCTCTATGAGGCAAGACGAGGAATCTTCCGAGCATATCGAAGAACCAGCTCGGCCCGACAGTGGAATGGCTTCTCCCACAACGGCACTTGCGGCTGCCTTGAAGGATCAGGTACAGCAACAGCTCCAACAGTTCCAACAGTCTATGACACTGCATCTGCAGAACCTCGCCCACTTCCCTCAGATGCCCGCCCTACCAGGAATGGCGATGCTCCCTGACTATCAGGCATATTTCCAGCGTGTGCAGCAGCTCATGCCAGGCATGTCTGGTGCCCGCCCTGGATCGGCTGGATCGACCGGCGAGAACCAAGGCAAGATGGACGGCCGTTGGTGGGATATCAGCTCTTACATGAACAACGCGAGCGCAGTGCCACCTCCTGCGTATGAAGATATCTTCCCACAACAAGATGTGGACAGGAAGCAGGAATCTGCTATCCGAGCCGCTGCGGAAGCTGAGGCTGATATGAAGTGTGCAACCTTGTACGATCAGACCACATCGACCACGACGACAAGCACGACTCGTGCCAAGGCCGAAGCTCCGGAGATTCTCAAGATTGGACGCAAAAacgccatcaccaaggagCAACAGGAGCAATTCCTGCGGGCACGTGAGATCAAGCTGAAGAGCCTCCGCAGCGACCGAAACCTCTTCTTCGTTTGGGTAAGCATCACTGGAGACGAGCCAAAATGTGACACAGGCTTTGCTAACAATGTAATAGATTCCTCTTCTCCTGGTAGTAGTGTGCGCTATGCTTTACAGCTATTTCCCCTCACTGTTCCCTTTCCTTTGGACCTCAGTCCGAGCCCTGGTACAGGCTGGCCATAATCGAGCATCTCGGCTGGTGAGCACAGCACCCGAACGCGTTGTAGAAATATGACACgtttggtgatggtggttgtCCTTTGCTAAAGAAGAAGCTTTCATGCAGGGTGTGTTGAGCGTTGAGAGTTTGAGCCGACATGGTGCTTTTTGCGGGCTGGCGTTTTCCCTACCATTTTTGCCTTGACAAATGCTGTAACCCTTTATGGAACCCGCATCGACGTTCGTTTTGATTTGACATTCTTTGCATGGAGTCGGGAAGCAGCGTTTCTTGAGGGAACAGGACTGTGCTGGCAATATAAACCTACGGATGTATGTTTTGAGAACGTTTGTAAACTGGGGGATGTTGGAGGGCGATGAATTGCTTCGCAGGAGCCATGCATGGGATGGGACAGCGAGTAGGATAAGATCCGCCTTGTTGCTGCGGATGTTTGTTTTTCTATacatttttcttttttccccttcttcttctcatacGGGGGGTTCTGCTCCGAGTATCATTCGCTGATGTTGGCGACGGACAAATACAGGTTGTTAGGAAATGGGTATAGTATAAGGCCTTGACGTTTTTC from Metarhizium brunneum chromosome 2, complete sequence includes these protein-coding regions:
- the MGA2 gene encoding Protein MGA2, translating into MSSGEFHEFSDDEFAASNLFDFSNSPDTLQSLDAIGSTDQKSFLNPQELTTAGPFPDSPNDSYHDSSSESASSSKRTGSSDSTKTPITTGDSTMDDGADIKMEWGAANYSSYDDDENAFTFGREADSSAMEGLYGFGEQDDSFMDRSFDFESASSSPEAQNAGQTAMASPAMPTIKTNNSSAKVARKPNSKPKTVTHKKQSSQYSTLSTGVKTSGSREVSPMSAMVTSHNSSPAANFLNSPSPLGNHINGNTIWPNRVDVTPATAPDALPTPVQFSNQMPQPMLMPQHIPLYNSTPVYNFTGGYELRILPTPLKSRVETQIPIKMTLSPLPPGVTKLHLPTHTISKPKLLARPCAERSPDTLELHVNLVCTSAMEQGDFKKKALERAAVVPQGYLPELDDEKNSPQNGGDVRICAGCISRERKRAARKKIKKPEEEKIWGQDEERRVIVFNTQEVKEWQPLSGVLDARGRPDPVVTRAMQIDAPMRIACYCRHHSEKMGFNVIFTIKDFRDRLIAQAMSNPIMITDDHKTHPMAQASNPQVSETVTSTTIPIHMPQPMESNHIAPAPGVQNGSFQVSSPNADGNSQQGGQSPYSGSVVSGKTTPTMSTPAVTGRTLSRPSSPNQGGPAKKRKSSSSRVPNGLTMTRLDTSPPPGSQITSAQISTATSPFSPNPSPFQQPEQIFGPMNGPAPFANEPPTPGSNDQLPFFSNRSASMDNLAIAQMYSAPASSHPSRAPSPNGLRNSVAGGMQNQFTQSLAANLYPLPLGVNQARAPPTIHKIIPNEGPKIGGIEVTVLGAAFFQGLEVFFGDQKATTTTYWGDSSLVCLLPPSPVAGAVAVTFKHQGIPGALNFAMGKQPPTFKYIDDNEDKLIRTALSVLGHKMSGQMVDVSDLARRILNDGNSTWASGGGSSSSAGGPMFNHAATSREHLESQLLKCLDLIDLDDSTHKTRLDLKRSTGHTMLHLACSLGYHRFVAALLARGANPDARDKGGFTPLHMAAIHNHPEIVRRLMLVGADPTIRSLSSLTPADVAQSRAVLRAIRHSERHVRSRSGGSLHSRTSSATSLRSLWEPMTRAHTHDEPISIDSSEESPEYTSGDFEDEDPDEDVYLTMRRASSMRQDEESSEHIEEPARPDSGMASPTTALAAALKDQVQQQLQQFQQSMTLHLQNLAHFPQMPALPGMAMLPDYQAYFQRVQQLMPGMSGARPGSAGSTGENQGKMDGRWWDISSYMNNASAVPPPAYEDIFPQQDVDRKQESAIRAAAEAEADMKCATLYDQTTSTTTTSTTRAKAEAPEILKIGRKNAITKEQQEQFLRAREIKLKSLRSDRNLFFVWIPLLLVVVCAMLYSYFPSLFPFLWTSVRALVQAGHNRASRLVSTAPERVVEI